A segment of the Corylus avellana chromosome ca2, CavTom2PMs-1.0 genome:
AAGCTGAAGACGACGTTGTGAATCTCGTAGACCTTGGCCTTCCACTCACCGACGCTCTCGGTCTTCTCCTGGCGCCTCCAGTTGGTTCTTCCGACGAGTTCCGCTTTGGTGACGTCCATGCCGGGCCGGTAGACGCTGGTCTGAGAGCAAAATCCAGCGATGTCGGAATCGCTCATGGGAGCTCCGGCGTTCTCGAAGGCGTCGAAGATCTTGCGGTCGTCGCGGTTGAGGACTAAGAGAGCGCCGGGGGGGATGTCGTGGCTCTGGTCGCCGTCTCCGAGGAAGAGAAAGCTCTGATCAGCTCGCTGGATTTTCAGGCCGTCGAAGCCTGCCAGGGACGTGTCGGCTCTGAGGTTGCCGTCACGCTTCCAGATCTTGTACGTGTCAGAGGGAGCGATTTTCCCGACGAAAGGAATGACGGAGCTCTCGAAGTGGAAGGAGATCTCCATGTAGAAGTCTCGCATCCGCCGGAGCACGGCGATGACACGCGGCAGTCTCCGGCGCCACTTGCTCCAGGCGGAGCGGTGGTGCTGGCGGAGGAGGATGAGCGCAATGTCGGAGGTCCGGCGAACGAGGGCCTCTTGGAGTGGGTTCCACCCAGCAGAATTCTGTAGGGAGACGTCGGCGCCGGCGAGGGCAAGAGCGCGGGCTGAGACGGCGTCGTTGAGGCGCACGGCGAGGTGCAACGGGGTCTCCCGGAAGGGGACGTCGCGGCGGTCAAGGACGGAGGAGATCTGGTCGCTGAGTCGCTCCTGAGCGAGCGAGTCAGACTCGGTGTGGATCCGATCCGGATCAGCGAGTTTGGGCAGGGTCGAAACGAGTCGGGACAGTGTGGTGTGATCCCCTACTGCGACGGCGTAGTGGACGGGGCTGTGCGTGTAGTCCTCAGGCTTTATCGCCGGAAACGACGTCGTTGTAGCGGTGGAAGACCTCGCCATTGTGagcaaaaccaaaatcaaaaccaaaaccaaaaagcGTGTGCTGTGCTGTGCTCAGTGGGGGAGTgaggtttggtttggtttgtttgacTGAGAATTG
Coding sequences within it:
- the LOC132172424 gene encoding uncharacterized protein LOC132172424, with the translated sequence MARSSTATTTSFPAIKPEDYTHSPVHYAVAVGDHTTLSRLVSTLPKLADPDRIHTESDSLAQERLSDQISSVLDRRDVPFRETPLHLAVRLNDAVSARALALAGADVSLQNSAGWNPLQEALVRRTSDIALILLRQHHRSAWSKWRRRLPRVIAVLRRMRDFYMEISFHFESSVIPFVGKIAPSDTYKIWKRDGNLRADTSLAGFDGLKIQRADQSFLFLGDGDQSHDIPPGALLVLNRDDRKIFDAFENAGAPMSDSDIAGFCSQTSVYRPGMDVTKAELVGRTNWRRQEKTESVGEWKAKVYEIHNVVFSFRSRKVAGGDADVAGSEQVLPLELDEDDDGFLVCENPNFGLSSDRRRHSSFVREEREWVALPRKSVDVPPSASAAPRRAAVSATQTKEKEYIRSLRPSVWLTEHFPLKTEELLPLLDILANKVKAVKRMRELLTTKFPPGTFPVKVAIPVVPTVRVVITFTKFVELQPTEQFYTPFSSPRHLLHGGRGGEEEHKSEARHSSLPSSSSSSSSSTLSSMWLRRSNSQSVSASKQQQQQQRGSAPGEQESDPFAIPSGYTWTSVDDKSRKMKKSKSTRKSK